Proteins encoded by one window of Esox lucius isolate fEsoLuc1 chromosome 4, fEsoLuc1.pri, whole genome shotgun sequence:
- the atp7a gene encoding copper-transporting ATPase 1 isoform X2, with product MTLKAKLSSVCLGVEGMTCGSCVQSIEQRIRSLPGVIHIKVSLELKNASIIYDNSHHTPESLAEAIEDMGFDSITSDSTTTSAVSTDTHLFPFPALLTHDAQQEAIARLAQLPGVMEVLEKHDQRGLSVTFIPGLIGSPQLAEVVSSLTLLPEVPTSSVAGETTVPATVTVSDPANSSQPQLVKVRIEGMVCLSCTTTIEGKINKLKGVEKIKVVLDSQEATVLYLPYLISIDEIIAQIAKAGFKATPKSKPRPLKLSVSEMERLLSPAPSTPPLADSSTEESETSMDLAQTTLRVTGMHCHSCVVNIQDNISKLAGVTSVEVSLEKESASVHYDPRVMTPTGLQRAIEALPPGSFKTQPWHSPSGGRSLPPTTASTTLIPSLSPPQPSPQAGHSALQPCYNQPLSAVALIHIEGMTCGSCVQSIEGMLSQRKGVRSAKVSLASHSGTFEYDPLLTQPHELREAIEDMGFDAFLPETNSLVTAPVKSVNSTTSLAVSTASVKDLDSDPERGSAKSGRGGQNTPAKCFIQIGGMTCASCVANIERNLKNEHGIYSVLVALMASKAEVRYNPEAVDPLKIAEYVRELGFTASVMENCDGSDGTLELVVRGMTCASCVHKIESSLMKEKGIMYASVALATNKAHVKYDPEVTGPRDVIKHIENLGFDASLVKKDHTGSHLDHSREIRQWRRSFLVSLFFCVPVMGMMTYMIIVDHQISTSHHHNATTEDREHYHSNMFLEKQLLPGLSIMNLISFLFCVPVQFIGGRYFYSQAYKALKHKTANMDVLIVLATSIAFTYSVVILMVAMIEKAKVNPITFFDTPPMLFVFISLGRWLEQIAKSKTSEALSKLMSLQATEATVVTLNSDMSVLSEEQVDVELVQRGDVVRVVPGGKFPVDGRVIEGHSMADESLITGEAMPVTKKPGSSVIAGSINQNGSLLISATHVGLDTTLSQIVKLVEEAQTSKAPIQQYADKISGYFVPFIVAISLLTLFAWILIGFVDFPLVEKYFPGYDKSISKAEAVIRFAFQASITVLCIACPCSLGLATPTAVMVGTGVGAQNGILIKGGEPLEMAHKIQIVVFDKTGTITYGAPKVVQVKIVVEGNRMPRSRLLAIVGTAENNSEHPLGAAITKYCKQELGTDSLGTCTDFQAVPGCGIRCQVSNTENLLRQHQGDSDSEDNNQRNGILVQISDSRSSCGPGSHPLIMDPQPLSLVQTASYVVLIGNREWMRRNALQIKPEVDEAMTEHERRGRTAVLVAVDSTNLKRLNGNSSDSLFQCQHQPSVRSVLAHCIVNGLLLWTLGLHLRNYQLLGWSLCFSPPCLFSLSFSPSTKFKLCNFLV from the exons ATGACTCTGAAAGCCAAACTGAGCTCAGTATgtctgggtgtggaggggatgacCTGTGGCTCATGTGTCCAGTCGATTGAGCAGCGAATCAGAAGTCTCCCGGGAGTAATTCACATTAAG GTATCTCTGGAGCTCAAGAATGCCAGCATCATCTACGACAACAGCCATCACACTCCAGAGTCTCTGGCGGAGGCCATTGAGGACATGGGGTTTGACTCTATCACCTCAGACTCCACCACAACCTCAGCTGTCTCCACAGACACCCATCTTTTCCCCTTCCCAGCCCTTCTCACTCACGATGCCCAACAGGAGGCTATCGCCAGGCTAGCTCAGCTCCCGGGGGTCATGGAGGTCCTGGAGAAACATGACCAGAGGGGGTTGTCAGTTACGTTCATCCCTGGCCTGATTGGGTCACCACAGCTGGCCGAGGTGGTTAGTAGCTTGACCCTCCTCCCAGAGGTCCCCACATCCAGCGTCGCAGGTGAAACCACAGTGCCAGCCACTGTGACAGTGTCCGACCCAGCCAACTCCTCCCAGCCCCAACTGGTGAAGGTGCGCATCGAGGGcatggtctgtctgtcctgcACCACCACCATCGAAGGAAAGATCAACAAACTCAAAGGGGTTGAGAAGATCAAAG TGGTTCTCGACTCCCAGGAGGCCACAGTGCTCTACCTGCCCTACCTCATCAGCATCGACGAGATCATTGCCCAGATCGCCAAGGCTGGCTTTAAGGCCACACCCAAGTCCAAACCCCGCCCCCTCAAGTTGTCCGTCAGCGAGATGGAGCGCTTGTTAAGCCCTGCCCCCTCAACGCCGCCCCTGGCGGACTCGTCTACCGAGGAGTCGGAGACGTCCATGGACTTGGCCCAGACGACCCTGAGGGTGACCGGCATGCACTGCCACTCCTGTGTGGTCAACATACAGGATAACATCTCCAAGCTGGCTGGAGTGACCTCTGTGGAGGTGTCGTTGGAGAAGGAGAGCGCCTCCGTCCACTACGACCCGAGGGTGATGACTCCGACCGGGCTTCAGCGGGCCATTGAGGCTCTACCGCCAGGGTCGTTTAAAACCCAGCCCTGGCACTCCCCCTCTGGAGGTCGTAGTCTTCCACCCACAACCGCCTCCACCACGCTCATACCCTCGCTATCGCCGCCGCAGCCATCGCCCCAGGCCGGCCACTCTGCACTCCAGCCCTGCTACAACCAGCCCCTGTCGGCCGTGGCCTTGATCCACATTGAGGGGATGACGTGCGGGTCCTGTGTCCAATCCATTGAGGGTATGCTCTCACAGCGAAAAGGGGTGCGATCAGCCAAAGTGTCCCTGGCCAGTCACAGTGGGACGTTTGAGTACGACCCTCTCCTTACCCAACCCCACGAGCTCAGGGAAGCCATAGAAGATATGGGATTTGACGCCTTCCTGCCTG AAACAAATTCCCTTGTGACCGCACCAGTTAAGAGTGTCAACTCGACCACCTCCCTCGCCGTTTCAACTGCCTCTGTCAAGGACCTGGACAGTGACCCGGAGAGGGGTTCAGCCAAGAGCGGAAGGGGGGGCCAAAACACCCCTGCTAAATGCTTCATCCAAATTGGTGGAATGACCTGTGCGTCCTGTGTGGCCAACATTGAGAGGAACCTCAAGAATGAACACG GTATCTACTCTGTGCTCGTGGCCCTGATGGCCAGCAAGGCTGAGGTGCGTTATAACCCAGAAGCAGTTGACCCTCTGAAGATCGCAGAGTATGTCAGAGAGCTCGGCTTCACCGCTTCTGTCATGGAGAACTGTGATGGTTCTGATGGAACCCTCGAGCTAGTG GTCAGAGGAATGACATGTGCCTCCTGCGTTCACAAAATCGAGTCCAGCCTGATGAAAGAGAAGGGTATTATGTATGCCTCTGTCGCCCTGGCAACCAACAAAGCCCATGTCAAGTATGACCCCGAGGTGACGGGGCCTCGAGACGTCATTAAACATATAGAG AACCTTGGGTTTGACGCCTCTCTAGTGAAGAAAGATCACACTGGCAGTCACCTGGATCACAGTAGAGAGATCAGACA ATGGAGGAGGTCATTTCTGGTCAGCCTGTTCTTCTGTGTTCCGGTCATGGGTATGATGACCTACATGATCATAGTGGATCACCAGATCAGCACGTCTCACCACCACAACGCCACCACAGAGGACCGTGAACACTACCACTCCAACATGTTCCTGGAGAAACAGCTGCTCCCAGGCCTCAGCATCATGAACCTCATCTCCTTCCTGTTCTGTGTTCCCGTACAG TTTATTGGTGGTCGCTACTTCTACAGTCAGGCTTACAAGGCCCTGAAACACAAAACTGCCAACATGGACGTGCTGATTGTGTTGGCCACCTCCATAGCCTTCACCTACTCTGTGGTCATCCTCATGGTCGCCATGATAGAAAAGGCAAAGGTGAACCCCATCACCTTCTTCGACACGCCCCCCATGCTCTTTGTCTTCATCTCCCTGGGGCGCTGGCTGGAGCAGATCGCCAAG AGTAAGACGTCGGAGGCCCTGTCCAAGCTGATGTCCCTGCAGGCCACTGAGGCGACGGTGGTCACTCTGAACAGTGACATGTCGGTGCTGAGTGAGGAGCAGGTGGACGTGGAGCTGGTCCAGAGGGGAGACGTGGTCCGGGTGGTCCCAGGGGGGAAGTTCCCCGTGGATGGGAGGGTCATCGAGGGACACAGCATGGCTGATGAGTCCCTCATAACAG GAGAGGCCATGCCGGTGACTAAGAAGCCAGGCAGCTCTGTGATTGCTGGCTCCATCAACCAGAACGGCTCTCTGCTCATCAGTGCTACTCACGTGGGTCTGGACACCACCCTTTCCCAGATTGTCAAACTGGTGGAGGAGGCGCAGACATCCAAG GCTCCCATTCAACAGTATGCTGATAAAATCAGTGGTTACTTTGTTCCGTTCATCGTTGCCATCTCTCTCCTTACTCTGTTTGCTTGGATACTAATTGGCTTTGTGGATTTCCCTCTGGTTGAGAAATACTTTCCT gGCTATGACAAGAGCATCTCTAAGGCAGAAGCAGTGATCAGGTTTGCTTTCCAGGCCTCCATCACAGTGCTGTGTATTGCCTGCCCCTGCTCTCTGGGCCTCGCGACCCCAACTGCAGTGATGgtgggcacaggggtgggggcTCAGAATGGCATCCTCATCAAGGGAGGGGAACCCCTGGAGATGGCCCACAAG ATCCAGATAGTCGTGTTTGACAAGACGGGCACCATTACATACGGAGCTCCCAAAGTCGTCCAGGTTAAGATTGTTGTGGAGGGGAACAGGATGCCTCGCTCCCGCCTGCTGGCCATCGTAGGAACTGCTGAGAACAACAGCGAACACCCACTGGGGGCCGCCATTACCAAGTACTGCAAACAG gagcTGGGTACAGATTCTCTTGGTACCTGTACAGACTTCCAGGCCGTGCCAGGCTGCGGTATCAGATGCCAGGTCAGTAACACAGAGAACCTGCTCAGACAGCACCAGGGGGACAGCGACAGTGAAGACAACAACCAGAGAAACGGGATTCTGGTCCAGATCAGTGACTCCAGGAGCTCCTGCGGACCCGGATCTCACCCTCTCATCATGGACCCTCAGCCCCTCA GTCTGGTGCAGACTGCCTCCTACGTGGTGCTGATAGGCAACAGggagtggatgaggaggaacGCTCTGCAGATCAAACCTGAGGTAGACGAGGCCATGACCGAACACGAACGCAGGGGACGCACCGCTGTGCTGGTGGCGGTCGACA GCACTAATCTGAAAAGATTGAATGGGAATAGCTCAGACTCCCTGTTCCAATGTCAACACCAGCCTAGCGTACGCAGTGTATTGGCTCACTGCATTGTAAATGGGCTTCTACTATGGACGTTGGGACTGCATCTCAGGAATTACCAACTGTTGGGATGGAGTTTGTGTTTCTCCCCGCcatgtctcttctctctctctttttctccgtCAACTAAATTCAAATTATGTAATTTCTTGGTATGA
- the atp7a gene encoding copper-transporting ATPase 1 isoform X1 — protein sequence MTLKAKLSSVCLGVEGMTCGSCVQSIEQRIRSLPGVIHIKVSLELKNASIIYDNSHHTPESLAEAIEDMGFDSITSDSTTTSAVSTDTHLFPFPALLTHDAQQEAIARLAQLPGVMEVLEKHDQRGLSVTFIPGLIGSPQLAEVVSSLTLLPEVPTSSVAGETTVPATVTVSDPANSSQPQLVKVRIEGMVCLSCTTTIEGKINKLKGVEKIKVVLDSQEATVLYLPYLISIDEIIAQIAKAGFKATPKSKPRPLKLSVSEMERLLSPAPSTPPLADSSTEESETSMDLAQTTLRVTGMHCHSCVVNIQDNISKLAGVTSVEVSLEKESASVHYDPRVMTPTGLQRAIEALPPGSFKTQPWHSPSGGRSLPPTTASTTLIPSLSPPQPSPQAGHSALQPCYNQPLSAVALIHIEGMTCGSCVQSIEGMLSQRKGVRSAKVSLASHSGTFEYDPLLTQPHELREAIEDMGFDAFLPETNSLVTAPVKSVNSTTSLAVSTASVKDLDSDPERGSAKSGRGGQNTPAKCFIQIGGMTCASCVANIERNLKNEHGIYSVLVALMASKAEVRYNPEAVDPLKIAEYVRELGFTASVMENCDGSDGTLELVVRGMTCASCVHKIESSLMKEKGIMYASVALATNKAHVKYDPEVTGPRDVIKHIENLGFDASLVKKDHTGSHLDHSREIRQWRRSFLVSLFFCVPVMGMMTYMIIVDHQISTSHHHNATTEDREHYHSNMFLEKQLLPGLSIMNLISFLFCVPVQFIGGRYFYSQAYKALKHKTANMDVLIVLATSIAFTYSVVILMVAMIEKAKVNPITFFDTPPMLFVFISLGRWLEQIAKSKTSEALSKLMSLQATEATVVTLNSDMSVLSEEQVDVELVQRGDVVRVVPGGKFPVDGRVIEGHSMADESLITGEAMPVTKKPGSSVIAGSINQNGSLLISATHVGLDTTLSQIVKLVEEAQTSKAPIQQYADKISGYFVPFIVAISLLTLFAWILIGFVDFPLVEKYFPGYDKSISKAEAVIRFAFQASITVLCIACPCSLGLATPTAVMVGTGVGAQNGILIKGGEPLEMAHKIQIVVFDKTGTITYGAPKVVQVKIVVEGNRMPRSRLLAIVGTAENNSEHPLGAAITKYCKQELGTDSLGTCTDFQAVPGCGIRCQVSNTENLLRQHQGDSDSEDNNQRNGILVQISDSRSSCGPGSHPLIMDPQPLSLVQTASYVVLIGNREWMRRNALQIKPEVDEAMTEHERRGRTAVLVAVDSLLCAMIAIADTVKPEAELAVHTLQAMGLEVILMTGDNSKTARAIAAQVGIRKVFAEVLPSHKVAKVEQLQLAGKRVAMVGDGVNDSPALAMADVGIAIGTGTDVAIEAADVVLIRNDLLDVVGSIDLSKKTVKRIRINFVFALIYNLVGIPIAAGVFMPFGLVLQPWMGSAAMALSSVSVVLSSLLLKCYTKPSPELLDSRLGKQKTASLSDVSVHIGMGELRRPSPKLSLLDRVVNFSRASINSLRSDKHSLHSLAFSEPDKHSLLVGESQCEEEFV from the exons ATGACTCTGAAAGCCAAACTGAGCTCAGTATgtctgggtgtggaggggatgacCTGTGGCTCATGTGTCCAGTCGATTGAGCAGCGAATCAGAAGTCTCCCGGGAGTAATTCACATTAAG GTATCTCTGGAGCTCAAGAATGCCAGCATCATCTACGACAACAGCCATCACACTCCAGAGTCTCTGGCGGAGGCCATTGAGGACATGGGGTTTGACTCTATCACCTCAGACTCCACCACAACCTCAGCTGTCTCCACAGACACCCATCTTTTCCCCTTCCCAGCCCTTCTCACTCACGATGCCCAACAGGAGGCTATCGCCAGGCTAGCTCAGCTCCCGGGGGTCATGGAGGTCCTGGAGAAACATGACCAGAGGGGGTTGTCAGTTACGTTCATCCCTGGCCTGATTGGGTCACCACAGCTGGCCGAGGTGGTTAGTAGCTTGACCCTCCTCCCAGAGGTCCCCACATCCAGCGTCGCAGGTGAAACCACAGTGCCAGCCACTGTGACAGTGTCCGACCCAGCCAACTCCTCCCAGCCCCAACTGGTGAAGGTGCGCATCGAGGGcatggtctgtctgtcctgcACCACCACCATCGAAGGAAAGATCAACAAACTCAAAGGGGTTGAGAAGATCAAAG TGGTTCTCGACTCCCAGGAGGCCACAGTGCTCTACCTGCCCTACCTCATCAGCATCGACGAGATCATTGCCCAGATCGCCAAGGCTGGCTTTAAGGCCACACCCAAGTCCAAACCCCGCCCCCTCAAGTTGTCCGTCAGCGAGATGGAGCGCTTGTTAAGCCCTGCCCCCTCAACGCCGCCCCTGGCGGACTCGTCTACCGAGGAGTCGGAGACGTCCATGGACTTGGCCCAGACGACCCTGAGGGTGACCGGCATGCACTGCCACTCCTGTGTGGTCAACATACAGGATAACATCTCCAAGCTGGCTGGAGTGACCTCTGTGGAGGTGTCGTTGGAGAAGGAGAGCGCCTCCGTCCACTACGACCCGAGGGTGATGACTCCGACCGGGCTTCAGCGGGCCATTGAGGCTCTACCGCCAGGGTCGTTTAAAACCCAGCCCTGGCACTCCCCCTCTGGAGGTCGTAGTCTTCCACCCACAACCGCCTCCACCACGCTCATACCCTCGCTATCGCCGCCGCAGCCATCGCCCCAGGCCGGCCACTCTGCACTCCAGCCCTGCTACAACCAGCCCCTGTCGGCCGTGGCCTTGATCCACATTGAGGGGATGACGTGCGGGTCCTGTGTCCAATCCATTGAGGGTATGCTCTCACAGCGAAAAGGGGTGCGATCAGCCAAAGTGTCCCTGGCCAGTCACAGTGGGACGTTTGAGTACGACCCTCTCCTTACCCAACCCCACGAGCTCAGGGAAGCCATAGAAGATATGGGATTTGACGCCTTCCTGCCTG AAACAAATTCCCTTGTGACCGCACCAGTTAAGAGTGTCAACTCGACCACCTCCCTCGCCGTTTCAACTGCCTCTGTCAAGGACCTGGACAGTGACCCGGAGAGGGGTTCAGCCAAGAGCGGAAGGGGGGGCCAAAACACCCCTGCTAAATGCTTCATCCAAATTGGTGGAATGACCTGTGCGTCCTGTGTGGCCAACATTGAGAGGAACCTCAAGAATGAACACG GTATCTACTCTGTGCTCGTGGCCCTGATGGCCAGCAAGGCTGAGGTGCGTTATAACCCAGAAGCAGTTGACCCTCTGAAGATCGCAGAGTATGTCAGAGAGCTCGGCTTCACCGCTTCTGTCATGGAGAACTGTGATGGTTCTGATGGAACCCTCGAGCTAGTG GTCAGAGGAATGACATGTGCCTCCTGCGTTCACAAAATCGAGTCCAGCCTGATGAAAGAGAAGGGTATTATGTATGCCTCTGTCGCCCTGGCAACCAACAAAGCCCATGTCAAGTATGACCCCGAGGTGACGGGGCCTCGAGACGTCATTAAACATATAGAG AACCTTGGGTTTGACGCCTCTCTAGTGAAGAAAGATCACACTGGCAGTCACCTGGATCACAGTAGAGAGATCAGACA ATGGAGGAGGTCATTTCTGGTCAGCCTGTTCTTCTGTGTTCCGGTCATGGGTATGATGACCTACATGATCATAGTGGATCACCAGATCAGCACGTCTCACCACCACAACGCCACCACAGAGGACCGTGAACACTACCACTCCAACATGTTCCTGGAGAAACAGCTGCTCCCAGGCCTCAGCATCATGAACCTCATCTCCTTCCTGTTCTGTGTTCCCGTACAG TTTATTGGTGGTCGCTACTTCTACAGTCAGGCTTACAAGGCCCTGAAACACAAAACTGCCAACATGGACGTGCTGATTGTGTTGGCCACCTCCATAGCCTTCACCTACTCTGTGGTCATCCTCATGGTCGCCATGATAGAAAAGGCAAAGGTGAACCCCATCACCTTCTTCGACACGCCCCCCATGCTCTTTGTCTTCATCTCCCTGGGGCGCTGGCTGGAGCAGATCGCCAAG AGTAAGACGTCGGAGGCCCTGTCCAAGCTGATGTCCCTGCAGGCCACTGAGGCGACGGTGGTCACTCTGAACAGTGACATGTCGGTGCTGAGTGAGGAGCAGGTGGACGTGGAGCTGGTCCAGAGGGGAGACGTGGTCCGGGTGGTCCCAGGGGGGAAGTTCCCCGTGGATGGGAGGGTCATCGAGGGACACAGCATGGCTGATGAGTCCCTCATAACAG GAGAGGCCATGCCGGTGACTAAGAAGCCAGGCAGCTCTGTGATTGCTGGCTCCATCAACCAGAACGGCTCTCTGCTCATCAGTGCTACTCACGTGGGTCTGGACACCACCCTTTCCCAGATTGTCAAACTGGTGGAGGAGGCGCAGACATCCAAG GCTCCCATTCAACAGTATGCTGATAAAATCAGTGGTTACTTTGTTCCGTTCATCGTTGCCATCTCTCTCCTTACTCTGTTTGCTTGGATACTAATTGGCTTTGTGGATTTCCCTCTGGTTGAGAAATACTTTCCT gGCTATGACAAGAGCATCTCTAAGGCAGAAGCAGTGATCAGGTTTGCTTTCCAGGCCTCCATCACAGTGCTGTGTATTGCCTGCCCCTGCTCTCTGGGCCTCGCGACCCCAACTGCAGTGATGgtgggcacaggggtgggggcTCAGAATGGCATCCTCATCAAGGGAGGGGAACCCCTGGAGATGGCCCACAAG ATCCAGATAGTCGTGTTTGACAAGACGGGCACCATTACATACGGAGCTCCCAAAGTCGTCCAGGTTAAGATTGTTGTGGAGGGGAACAGGATGCCTCGCTCCCGCCTGCTGGCCATCGTAGGAACTGCTGAGAACAACAGCGAACACCCACTGGGGGCCGCCATTACCAAGTACTGCAAACAG gagcTGGGTACAGATTCTCTTGGTACCTGTACAGACTTCCAGGCCGTGCCAGGCTGCGGTATCAGATGCCAGGTCAGTAACACAGAGAACCTGCTCAGACAGCACCAGGGGGACAGCGACAGTGAAGACAACAACCAGAGAAACGGGATTCTGGTCCAGATCAGTGACTCCAGGAGCTCCTGCGGACCCGGATCTCACCCTCTCATCATGGACCCTCAGCCCCTCA GTCTGGTGCAGACTGCCTCCTACGTGGTGCTGATAGGCAACAGggagtggatgaggaggaacGCTCTGCAGATCAAACCTGAGGTAGACGAGGCCATGACCGAACACGAACGCAGGGGACGCACCGCTGTGCTGGTGGCGGTCGACA GCCTCCTGTGTGCCATGATAGCCATAGCAGACACGGTGAAGCCCGAGGCTGAGTTGGCCGTTCACACCCTTCAGGCCATGGGGCTGGAGGTAATTCTGATGACAGGAGACAACAGCAAGACCGCTCGGGCCATCGCTGCCCAG GTAGGCATCAGGAAGGTGTTTGCGGAGGTGCTGCCCAGCCACAAGGTGGCGAAAGTGGAGCAGCTACAGCTGGCGGGGAAGAGGGTGGCCATGGTCGGTGACGGGGTCAACGACTCGCCTGCTCTAGCCATGGCAGACGTTGGCATCGCCATAGGAACCGGCACCGACGTGGCCATAGAGGCAGCTGATGTGGTGCTGATCAGG AATGACCTGTTGGACGTGGTGGGGAGTATCGACCTGTCAAAGAAGACTGTCAAGAGAATCAGGATCAACTTTGTGTTTGCTCTCATTTATAACCTGGTCGGGATCCCCATCGCTGCAGGCGTGTTCATGCCCTTTGGTCTGGTCCTCCAGCCCTGGATGGGTTCTGCAGCCATGGCCctgtcttctgtctctgtggtgCTCTCTTCCCTCCTGCTCAAATG TTACACTAAGCCCAGCCCGGAGCTGCTGGATTCTCGGCTGGGCAAGCAGAAGACAGCCAGCCTATCAGACGTTAGCGTCCACATCGGCATGGGCGAGCTCCGCCGGCCTTCTCCCAAGCTAAGCCTTTTAGACCGTGTCGTCAACTTCAGCCGCGCCTCTATCAACTCCCTCCGCTCCGACAAGCACTCCCTCCATAGCCTGGCCTTCAGTGAACCTGACAAACACTCGCTACTGGTGGGGGAGTCCCAGTGTGAGGAGGAGTTTGTTTGA